ACGGGAATGAAAGCCAGCCGCCTGTGCCTGGGCACGTGGAACTTCGGCACGTATACCGACGAACCGGAGGCATTCCGGATCATGGATACGGCGATTGAGAGCGGCATCAATTTCTTCGACACGGCGAATCACTATCCCGACTTCGTCAACTGCGGGCGCAGCGAGACGTTTATCGGCCGCTGGTTCGCCCAGGGCGGTCAGCGGCGCGAGAAGGTCGTCCTGGCGACGAAGGTCTCCCAGCCGATGAAGGACCCCCTCGACGGACCCAACGACGAGCAGGGCCTGTCGAAGTACATCATCCGCCGCCACGCCGAGGGCTCACTGCGGCGGCTGCAGACCGATCACATCGAGCTGTACCAGATGCACCACATCGATCGGCGCAGCACGTGGGAGGAAATTTGGGAGGCCTTCGAGATCCTCGTGCATGCGGGCAAGATCGACTACGTCGGCGGCAGCAACTTCGCCGGCTGGCACATGGCGATGGCGCAGGCGGCGGCGGCCAAGCGAAACTTCTTCGGTCTGGCCAGCGAGCAGCACAAGTACGGCCTCATGTGCCGCCTGCCGGAACTGGAAGTGCTGCCGGCCGCCAAGGCGCTGGGCATTGGGGTGCTGTCGTACAGCCCGCTGCACGGGGGCTTGCTCAGCGGTCACGTGCTCAAGACCGAGCCCGGATCGCGCATCGCAAGCTGGGGCGGATGCCCCGAGCACCTGCGCGGCAAGTTGGAAGCTTATGAAAAACTCTGCCGCGAGCTGGGCGCCCCCGAGGCGGCCGTCGCGCTGGCGTGGGTGCTGGCGCACCCGGCAATGACCAGCGTAGTCATTGGACCGCGAACCGCTGCGCAGGTCACCACCGCCCTTCGCGCTCTGGAAGTGAGCCTGGACGAATCAGCCATGAAACGGCTGGACGAGCTGTTCCCCGGTCCCGGCGGGCAGACGCCCGAAGCGTATGCGTGGTAGCGTTGGCGTGATTGCGGATTTTTGATTTCGGATTGCGGATTAAGTTCGCGCGATTGCCGGGTGGCCTGGCGACACGAGAAAGTTGTCTCCCCTATTTCAGTCCCTGTAGTCCCTGTAGTCTTTGGGGTCCTTTTGTCGCCGCTTCTCAGCACAAGTTCGCCTTGTACCAGTCGATGGCCTTGGCCAGGCCTTCCTCGAAGTAGACCTTGGGCGTGTAGCCGATGGTCTTCTGGGCCAGCGCGACGTCGGCCAGCGAGTGCTTGATATCGCCGGCGCGGGCGGCTGCGTAGTTGG
This window of the Planctomycetaceae bacterium genome carries:
- a CDS encoding aldo/keto reductase, giving the protein MQYAYLGRTGMKASRLCLGTWNFGTYTDEPEAFRIMDTAIESGINFFDTANHYPDFVNCGRSETFIGRWFAQGGQRREKVVLATKVSQPMKDPLDGPNDEQGLSKYIIRRHAEGSLRRLQTDHIELYQMHHIDRRSTWEEIWEAFEILVHAGKIDYVGGSNFAGWHMAMAQAAAAKRNFFGLASEQHKYGLMCRLPELEVLPAAKALGIGVLSYSPLHGGLLSGHVLKTEPGSRIASWGGCPEHLRGKLEAYEKLCRELGAPEAAVALAWVLAHPAMTSVVIGPRTAAQVTTALRALEVSLDESAMKRLDELFPGPGGQTPEAYAW